From a single Ignavibacteriales bacterium genomic region:
- a CDS encoding GIY-YIG nuclease family protein: MSKGAWVYILLCSDASYYTGVTTNLDRRMEQHQLGTFRGYTSARRPVKLVWLCEFPDIFQAMDVEKQIKGWSRKKKEALIKGDFDLLHELAQSKEMRERRASRKEKRGSSS; the protein is encoded by the coding sequence ATGTCAAAGGGCGCGTGGGTCTACATACTTCTATGCAGTGATGCTTCGTATTATACAGGGGTCACCACTAACCTCGATCGGAGGATGGAACAGCACCAGCTCGGCACCTTCCGGGGCTACACGTCGGCTCGTCGGCCGGTGAAACTTGTGTGGCTGTGTGAGTTTCCTGATATCTTTCAGGCGATGGACGTCGAGAAACAAATCAAGGGATGGTCGAGGAAGAAGAAAGAAGCGCTGATCAAAGGAGACTTTGACTTGCTTCACGAACTGGCGCAGTCAAAGGAAATGAGAGAACGGAGAGCTTCGCGGAAAGAGAAACGGGGCTCATCCTCGTGA
- a CDS encoding alanine--glyoxylate aminotransferase family protein, translating to MKKRLFTPGPTPVPETVMLKMAEPIIHHRHPEFREIFKRVNQNLKYVFQTDQPVLTLASSGTGGVEATFVSLFSPGDTVIAVNGGKFGERWVKMPRVFGLNAVEIKVEWGKAPTPGQVLSALKEHPQARGVYLVHSETSTGTATDVKNLAKLIRENSDALVCVDGITAIGAHEFRFDEWGIDVCVTGSQKWLMIPPGLAFVAVSKRAVEAMERSTLPKFYFDLRKALKCHENDDTPWTPAISLVIGLDAALQMIRKEGIENVWRRHERLATGLREGVKGMGLKLFSDSPSFAVTPVWLPAGIDWKVFNSTLKEKYGITIAGGQDEYAGKLFRVSHLGYYDELDMITMVAALEMVLFESGYSFELGSGLRAAQASFLTTAR from the coding sequence ATGAAAAAACGATTATTCACACCAGGTCCAACTCCCGTTCCGGAAACAGTGATGCTGAAGATGGCTGAGCCGATCATCCATCACCGTCATCCCGAGTTCAGGGAGATATTCAAACGGGTCAATCAGAACCTGAAGTACGTTTTCCAAACCGATCAGCCTGTGCTGACACTTGCAAGCTCCGGAACCGGGGGGGTGGAGGCAACGTTCGTGAGCTTGTTCTCCCCGGGAGACACCGTCATCGCAGTCAACGGAGGAAAGTTCGGCGAGCGCTGGGTGAAAATGCCGCGGGTCTTCGGGCTCAACGCAGTTGAGATCAAGGTCGAATGGGGGAAAGCTCCCACCCCCGGGCAGGTGCTTTCCGCCCTGAAGGAGCATCCGCAAGCAAGGGGGGTCTATCTCGTCCACAGCGAGACTTCGACGGGTACGGCCACCGATGTCAAAAACCTGGCAAAACTCATCCGAGAGAACTCAGATGCGCTCGTCTGTGTTGACGGTATAACGGCGATCGGCGCGCATGAATTCCGTTTTGACGAATGGGGGATCGATGTCTGCGTGACCGGTTCCCAAAAATGGCTGATGATTCCTCCGGGGCTGGCGTTCGTCGCTGTTAGCAAGCGTGCGGTTGAGGCGATGGAGAGATCCACACTCCCCAAATTCTATTTCGACCTTCGTAAAGCGCTCAAATGCCACGAGAATGATGACACACCGTGGACGCCCGCGATCTCGCTGGTCATCGGCCTCGACGCGGCACTGCAGATGATCCGGAAGGAAGGGATCGAGAACGTCTGGAGAAGACATGAGCGGCTTGCGACAGGATTACGCGAGGGGGTCAAGGGAATGGGGCTCAAGCTCTTCTCTGATTCTCCATCCTTTGCGGTCACGCCGGTTTGGCTTCCCGCTGGAATTGACTGGAAGGTGTTCAACTCCACTCTGAAAGAGAAGTATGGCATCACGATTGCAGGCGGCCAGGACGAATACGCCGGGAAGTTATTCCGGGTTTCCCATCTTGGCTACTACGACGAGCTGGACATGATCACAATGGTCGCGGCGCTCGAGATGGTGCTGTTCGAGAGTGGATATTCGTTCGAGCTTGGCAGCGGTTTACGCGCAGCACAGGCTTCGTTCCTTACGACCGCGCGATAA
- the serA gene encoding phosphoglycerate dehydrogenase translates to MKVLLSDPIEQVCSDILTSEGFEVVSKPNLSPDQLKSIIADYDVLIVRSGTKVTADVIAAAPNLKIIGRAGAGVDNVDVDAATRHGIVVMNTPGGNTISAAEHTMSLLLSMARNIPQANESIRQGKWDRKSYIGTELLEKTIGIVGLGKIGREVASRCQAFGMVTIGYDPVLSAEVAARANIELVSLDGIFKRSDFITLHTPLNDETKGLIGDDSLVKCKNGVRIINCARGGIVDEHALLRGLQSGKVAGAALDVFEKEPPGDQPLFHHPRVIATPHLGASTEEAQEKVARQIAVQVSDMLNERGIAGAVNGEVVQLALNKELKPFVALAEKLGSLLAQLMAGQLKKISVTCSGAFLSPSLDLVTAAVLKGAFMKLISEPVNLVNARMIAREMGLAVDEERESEHPSYMHLITVRYETDREARRLAGTVFSNTHARIVRIDDFHFEVNPEGSLLFYSNIDKPGMLARVGATLADEKINIGGLSLGRDKPGQKALTVINVDTPLSEGVLERVGMIEGVTEVRAVRL, encoded by the coding sequence TTGAAAGTCCTTCTAAGTGATCCGATTGAACAGGTCTGCTCCGACATCCTCACCTCGGAGGGCTTCGAAGTTGTCTCTAAACCCAACCTCTCTCCGGATCAACTGAAGTCGATCATAGCGGATTACGATGTGCTGATTGTCAGAAGCGGAACGAAGGTCACGGCCGACGTTATCGCTGCAGCTCCGAATCTGAAGATCATCGGAAGGGCAGGAGCGGGAGTGGACAACGTTGATGTCGACGCAGCCACCAGGCACGGCATCGTCGTCATGAACACTCCCGGCGGCAACACGATCTCAGCCGCCGAGCACACGATGTCGTTGCTGCTCTCCATGGCCCGGAATATCCCTCAGGCAAACGAGTCGATCCGGCAGGGGAAGTGGGACCGGAAGAGCTATATCGGCACAGAACTTCTAGAGAAAACGATAGGGATTGTAGGTTTAGGAAAGATCGGCAGAGAAGTCGCCTCGCGTTGTCAGGCGTTTGGCATGGTGACAATCGGATACGATCCTGTGCTCTCCGCCGAGGTCGCAGCAAGAGCGAACATCGAGCTGGTGTCCCTGGACGGAATTTTCAAGCGATCCGATTTCATCACCCTCCACACTCCGCTGAACGATGAAACGAAAGGACTTATCGGTGACGATTCATTAGTGAAATGCAAAAACGGGGTTCGCATCATCAACTGCGCTCGCGGGGGAATCGTCGACGAGCATGCGCTGCTCAGGGGTTTGCAGTCCGGCAAGGTGGCCGGGGCAGCCCTCGACGTTTTTGAGAAAGAGCCGCCGGGAGATCAGCCGTTGTTCCATCATCCGCGCGTGATCGCTACTCCTCACCTCGGTGCGTCAACGGAAGAGGCGCAGGAAAAAGTTGCCCGTCAGATCGCAGTGCAGGTTTCTGATATGTTGAACGAGCGGGGCATCGCCGGCGCTGTGAACGGAGAGGTGGTCCAACTCGCGCTAAACAAAGAGCTCAAGCCTTTCGTTGCTCTCGCCGAGAAACTCGGAAGTCTCCTGGCTCAATTGATGGCGGGGCAGTTGAAAAAAATCTCCGTCACCTGCAGCGGCGCATTTCTTTCTCCTTCGCTCGACCTTGTGACTGCGGCGGTTCTTAAGGGAGCCTTCATGAAATTGATTTCCGAACCGGTGAATCTCGTGAACGCGCGTATGATAGCGCGGGAGATGGGGCTCGCTGTGGACGAAGAGAGAGAAAGCGAGCACCCCTCGTACATGCATCTGATCACGGTGCGGTACGAAACAGACAGGGAAGCGCGTCGTTTGGCGGGGACCGTCTTCAGCAATACCCACGCGCGCATCGTTCGCATTGATGACTTCCACTTCGAAGTGAATCCAGAGGGATCCCTTCTATTCTACAGTAATATAGATAAGCCCGGAATGCTGGCTCGCGTCGGTGCCACATTGGCAGATGAAAAAATCAACATCGGGGGTCTGTCCCTGGGACGAGACAAGCCCGGTCAGAAGGCGCTCACGGTCATTAATGTAGACACCCCGTTGAGCGAAGGTGTGCTCGAGAGGGTGGGCATGATCGAGGGGGTCACAGAGGTAAGGGCTGTGCGGCTTTGA
- a CDS encoding TonB-dependent receptor encodes MFRKLLLAVAALLLLPVLLVAQDGKLRGKVTDKESGEALIGANITVEGTNLGAATDVNGEYVILSVPPGVYTVKATYIGYSPVTYSNVEVNASLTKSQNFAMSSSAVQVQGVEIIAERPLIQRNTTNTIRISNQADVASLPFRGVQNIVALSAGVVQQAGALYVRGGRSGEVAYFVDGANVTDPSSMGEMVSLIREALQEVQLQSGGFTAEFGGANSGIIRSSMRTGGSQLKMSVDYLTDDFAKTGKEFIGTTSRGYKNAVGTISGPIMSGVRFFLADQYNYVRNGSSRFITPFSFTNLTQDEFGAPRVLGESLPGPVEMLKNANPNQTWDWTNTAQGNLLFDMAELANLPMKIRVSGNYSFRNNINGGYWPSLSAIFRNPDKMSRNDANTAFGNFRLTHFLSQTTYYEVGISYTKQWGRTYDKVFGDNWMAYPDSAANAQAGFKGYNGHGWSSRYSGPPNMTTIYQFAFTDPDAPNNGYSKYNQTQTAVTIDLTSQISGRWELKAGGSIENWLYRSFNFSDIAGYLRWIDNDQNGVVNADAVVYASDLAKGIPLEVARRARTIVQGGVTTYGYDYLGNEKDGYTVDGSSTVWDKPYKPTFASAYIQNKIEYQDLVLNFGVRYEYSYTDVKEVPTTTNPVTGLQDYVYPDGLNQTLNYIDPGTFTRTTANHLFLPRISFSFPVTDRTIFFAQYGKYAQMPSLGQLYRSDNGFQTIVNPNTRSPFSGSAPWFVKPERTTSFEVGFRQYLTDNLAFSLNGFYKDTKNLIQLRRVYDSQGNPSFTAYQNEDFATSKGIEFSLELRRTNRLSAKLNYTLSDAQGTGANSASNSVATSDETKARFPNFTAPLPYNQANRGNLVIDYRWAKGDGGPILEGMGLYVLMSFNSGHNFTKIQEPQNLGQASAWNIGVRALLDARTRTPVEPANASTTPWVFNIDLNWDKTIYAGSVNFTIYANVLNVLNTKQILNVYPSTGTPFDDGWLKSSNAASYKAIPNYTDFYKAINLDNRWGILQSFVGDVYGAPRQIRVGARVDF; translated from the coding sequence ATGTTCCGCAAGCTCCTTTTAGCTGTAGCCGCTTTGCTTCTTCTTCCCGTTCTCCTTGTCGCGCAGGATGGCAAGCTGCGTGGTAAGGTCACGGACAAGGAGTCGGGCGAAGCACTCATTGGTGCCAACATCACAGTTGAAGGCACCAACCTGGGTGCGGCGACCGATGTCAACGGCGAGTACGTTATCCTCAGCGTCCCACCAGGAGTCTACACGGTGAAGGCAACGTACATCGGCTATTCACCTGTGACGTATTCGAACGTCGAGGTGAATGCGAGCCTTACCAAGTCACAGAACTTCGCGATGTCGAGTTCTGCCGTGCAAGTGCAGGGCGTTGAAATTATCGCTGAGCGCCCTCTCATTCAGCGCAATACAACGAATACAATCCGTATTTCGAATCAGGCTGATGTGGCCTCCCTGCCGTTCCGCGGAGTACAGAACATCGTTGCTCTGTCTGCAGGCGTCGTTCAACAGGCAGGCGCCCTCTACGTCCGTGGCGGACGAAGCGGTGAAGTCGCCTACTTTGTTGACGGTGCGAACGTCACAGACCCGTCGAGCATGGGCGAAATGGTCAGCTTGATCCGTGAGGCTCTTCAGGAGGTCCAGCTTCAATCCGGCGGATTCACTGCTGAGTTTGGCGGAGCCAACTCGGGCATCATCCGTTCGTCGATGAGGACTGGCGGATCTCAACTGAAGATGTCGGTGGATTACCTGACCGATGATTTTGCCAAGACCGGCAAAGAATTCATCGGAACGACCTCTCGCGGGTACAAGAACGCAGTCGGAACCATCAGTGGTCCGATCATGTCCGGCGTCCGGTTCTTCCTCGCAGATCAATACAACTATGTGCGTAACGGTTCTTCACGTTTCATCACGCCGTTCTCATTCACGAATCTGACGCAGGACGAGTTCGGGGCGCCGCGTGTACTTGGCGAATCACTTCCCGGTCCGGTGGAGATGCTGAAGAACGCCAATCCGAATCAGACTTGGGACTGGACCAACACTGCACAGGGCAACCTGCTCTTTGACATGGCTGAGCTGGCAAACCTGCCCATGAAGATCAGGGTATCCGGCAACTACTCGTTCCGGAATAATATAAATGGCGGCTACTGGCCGTCATTATCCGCCATTTTCCGCAATCCGGACAAGATGTCACGGAACGATGCAAACACAGCATTTGGCAACTTCCGTTTGACGCACTTCCTCAGCCAGACCACCTACTACGAGGTCGGCATTTCCTACACCAAACAATGGGGCAGGACGTACGACAAGGTGTTTGGCGACAACTGGATGGCATATCCGGACAGCGCGGCGAACGCTCAGGCTGGTTTCAAGGGTTACAATGGCCACGGCTGGAGCTCCCGGTATTCCGGCCCACCGAACATGACTACGATCTATCAGTTCGCTTTCACCGATCCCGACGCTCCGAACAACGGGTACAGCAAGTACAACCAGACTCAAACTGCGGTAACGATTGACCTCACCTCGCAGATCTCCGGCCGATGGGAATTGAAGGCTGGCGGCAGCATCGAGAACTGGCTGTATCGATCGTTTAACTTTAGTGACATTGCGGGCTACCTCCGCTGGATTGACAACGACCAGAATGGTGTCGTCAACGCCGATGCGGTTGTCTACGCTTCAGACCTGGCAAAAGGCATCCCCCTCGAAGTCGCTCGTCGAGCCCGCACGATTGTTCAGGGCGGTGTCACGACGTACGGCTATGACTACTTGGGAAATGAGAAGGACGGTTACACAGTCGACGGCAGCTCCACGGTGTGGGACAAACCGTACAAGCCGACCTTTGCATCAGCGTACATTCAGAACAAGATTGAGTATCAGGACCTCGTGCTGAATTTTGGTGTTCGCTACGAGTATTCCTATACAGACGTGAAAGAAGTCCCGACGACCACCAACCCGGTTACCGGTCTGCAGGACTACGTCTATCCGGACGGTCTCAATCAAACTTTGAACTATATCGATCCAGGAACGTTTACGCGGACGACAGCGAACCATCTGTTCCTGCCTAGAATCAGCTTCTCGTTCCCGGTCACTGACCGCACGATCTTCTTTGCGCAGTATGGAAAGTACGCGCAGATGCCGTCACTCGGCCAGTTGTATCGCAGTGACAACGGTTTCCAGACGATCGTGAACCCGAATACCCGCTCTCCGTTTAGCGGAAGCGCTCCGTGGTTTGTGAAACCCGAGCGGACGACGTCGTTCGAAGTCGGGTTCCGTCAGTATTTGACGGACAACCTTGCGTTCTCGCTGAACGGCTTCTACAAAGACACGAAGAACCTGATCCAGCTTCGCCGTGTCTACGACTCTCAGGGTAATCCCAGCTTCACAGCGTACCAGAACGAAGACTTTGCCACGAGCAAGGGCATCGAGTTTTCGCTCGAGCTGAGAAGAACAAACCGGCTGTCCGCAAAACTCAACTACACATTGTCGGACGCTCAGGGAACTGGTGCCAACTCTGCATCGAATAGCGTTGCTACATCCGACGAAACAAAGGCAAGATTCCCGAACTTCACCGCGCCGTTGCCTTACAACCAGGCGAACCGCGGAAACCTCGTTATTGACTATCGTTGGGCAAAGGGTGATGGTGGCCCGATCCTTGAAGGCATGGGTCTATATGTGCTCATGAGCTTCAACAGCGGTCACAACTTCACGAAGATTCAGGAGCCGCAGAACCTTGGTCAGGCAAGCGCATGGAACATCGGCGTCAGGGCGTTGTTGGATGCCCGGACACGAACCCCGGTTGAACCTGCGAATGCTTCGACGACCCCGTGGGTCTTCAACATCGACCTGAACTGGGACAAGACGATCTATGCTGGCAGTGTCAATTTCACGATCTATGCCAACGTCCTGAACGTGTTGAACACCAAGCAGATCCTCAACGTGTACCCGTCAACAGGCACACCGTTTGACGATGGCTGGCTGAAGAGCTCGAACGCCGCGTCGTACAAGGCGATCCCGAATTACACAGATTTCTATAAGGCGATCAACCTTGACAACCGGTGGGGTATTTTGCAGAGCTTTGTCGGTGACGTATACGGCGCTCCGCGGCAAATCCGTGTTGGCGCACGCGTGGACTTCTAG
- a CDS encoding PorV/PorQ family protein, whose translation MKQKAIFAAVLLCMAVMLLAVPALAQHQRVGAVAAPELLIPVGARDLALGGSSISTTKGVEAMYWNPAGLAHMDGGAEAMFSSMSYIADVNVVYGAVGGKFGSFGNVGFTIKSLSFGDIPLTTEDDPENVSGRFYSPTFVTVSAAYSRPLTDAITIGFGLKLISEKIDRVASSGFAFDFGVQYAGVVGVQGLNLGLAVKNVGPQMKFEGTGLYRQAIATGGNRPQEFYLLQAASFELPALVEIGLSYDYKLADNFNALVSGSFTNNNLYFDSYNGGLELAYSMEDVKLYGRGGYSAVPQNSDNEIYGATYGFGLGYNLGGINLVLDYGYRSAKYFSANQVFSVKLEF comes from the coding sequence ATGAAACAGAAAGCAATCTTCGCAGCCGTATTGCTCTGCATGGCGGTGATGCTTCTGGCGGTGCCGGCCTTGGCCCAGCATCAACGCGTGGGAGCTGTTGCTGCGCCTGAGCTGCTGATTCCCGTGGGTGCCAGAGATCTCGCACTCGGCGGATCAAGCATCTCCACGACCAAAGGGGTTGAGGCTATGTATTGGAATCCAGCCGGCCTTGCCCATATGGACGGTGGTGCAGAAGCAATGTTTTCATCGATGTCATACATTGCCGATGTTAATGTTGTCTATGGAGCAGTCGGCGGTAAGTTCGGCAGCTTCGGCAACGTCGGTTTCACAATCAAGTCGCTCTCGTTCGGTGACATCCCGTTGACGACGGAAGACGATCCGGAAAACGTGTCCGGCCGCTTCTACTCGCCAACGTTTGTCACTGTCTCGGCAGCCTATTCCCGTCCCCTGACGGATGCCATCACCATCGGCTTCGGTCTCAAGCTGATCTCTGAGAAGATCGATCGCGTAGCCTCGTCGGGATTCGCGTTTGATTTCGGAGTCCAGTATGCCGGAGTTGTCGGTGTGCAAGGGCTGAACCTTGGCCTCGCGGTAAAGAATGTCGGCCCGCAAATGAAGTTCGAGGGCACGGGTCTCTATCGTCAGGCGATCGCAACGGGCGGAAATCGTCCGCAGGAATTCTATCTCCTGCAGGCGGCCTCGTTCGAGCTCCCGGCATTGGTGGAAATCGGCTTGTCGTATGATTACAAGCTGGCCGATAACTTCAATGCTCTCGTGAGCGGTTCGTTCACGAATAACAATCTCTACTTCGACTCCTACAACGGGGGCCTTGAGCTTGCGTACTCAATGGAAGACGTGAAGCTCTACGGCCGCGGTGGATATTCTGCTGTCCCGCAAAATTCGGACAACGAAATCTACGGCGCCACGTATGGATTCGGACTCGGCTATAATCTGGGAGGCATCAATTTGGTCCTGGATTATGGATATCGCTCAGCGAAGTACTTCAGCGCGAACCAGGTGTTCTCGGTGAAGCTCGAGTTCTGA
- a CDS encoding GxxExxY protein, protein MGTALHENDISERIIGCAIEVHRALGPGLLESAYEECLAAEMKSQGLHFERQKPVPLVFRNLKLDCGYRVDFLVEEKVVVELKALDVLPPVIKSQVLTYVRLLDKRLGLLINFHHEILVKGIRRIVNKLE, encoded by the coding sequence GTGGGTACGGCATTGCACGAAAACGATATATCAGAAAGAATTATTGGTTGTGCGATCGAAGTGCACAGGGCCCTGGGTCCAGGGTTGCTTGAGAGCGCATATGAAGAATGTCTTGCAGCCGAAATGAAGTCGCAGGGGCTGCATTTCGAGCGACAGAAGCCAGTGCCGCTTGTTTTTCGAAATCTGAAGCTTGATTGTGGGTACAGGGTTGATTTTCTAGTAGAAGAGAAAGTTGTCGTGGAGTTGAAGGCACTGGATGTTTTGCCACCAGTCATAAAGTCCCAAGTTTTAACATATGTGCGTCTGCTAGACAAAAGGCTTGGGCTCCTGATTAACTTCCATCATGAGATTCTTGTCAAAGGAATTCGGCGTATCGTAAACAAGCTTGAATGA
- a CDS encoding PIG-L family deacetylase: protein MNKNIRALFAFFFLGVATPAFAQYFPQTGKEALHQRSLDARARLNVLSISLQPGYEDLATLAYFRIGVGARIVSAYVTNGEAGESDVRAEYPSYLAAMRRSEAAAALSHLGGEEYFLNMQDFGAARDTAVVRSQWSIDTLRMRLNKLLTDLRPDVILIARDWAVDGRSPQREVLADVLLNALRKLEPTEAEKRAGGADEMFRWNVDRVLLETGSRVGARVPVDRVHPFWKKSYLMIGQEAGRAYASLAVRRTQWYGSGQPIAYEAIYPRPSRQMKSVDEGLPRPAPARIMGIDAGIAGVARTIAGGTMSTASQTDALRRVAALIDSVDDRLTRPLDLPSQARKICMQWKISLESLRLALLGVEVRYSVNPMILTERQLAHLTIDSVAGIRPGDSTWVYFPFIEQQWYVDESPGKIRALRLRDSYRLLTPSRLDHDLPAAGEGLTQTSVGKNLTFFIMCKSKTREQNFVYRATTRMLYSERFSAEVLTPIVRVFPGEQVIVRNTNHSRDGVRDSVYVDDSLATSGKKEFRINVKDQAEVDTLVLDWKRSLGEGTYIVPVSIATKKVAKFAARQFEARVDSNIRVALITGFTDGTTGESLRRLGVGWKELRNARAVTEQLGGFKVAIVDRRAMTLMRDLVSWAQYLKRFVEGGGHLIVLAQDAGIWNSAPLVEGLHLTSSDALEEAAEVESDSLHQVFTRPNRITWEDWEFWLFRRAHNILSGPALETALVPLKAKLDRSPLIAEWRMGSGTLTYVDLALQQQLLNIHPGAFRLLANLISY from the coding sequence ATGAATAAGAACATTCGTGCACTGTTCGCCTTTTTCTTCCTCGGTGTAGCCACGCCGGCGTTTGCCCAGTACTTCCCCCAGACTGGCAAGGAAGCCCTTCACCAGCGCTCCCTTGACGCCAGAGCGCGGCTCAACGTGCTCTCCATTTCCCTTCAACCCGGGTATGAAGACCTTGCAACGCTGGCATATTTTCGGATAGGCGTCGGCGCAAGAATCGTCAGTGCCTACGTAACGAACGGGGAAGCGGGGGAAAGCGATGTGCGGGCGGAATACCCGTCCTACCTTGCCGCGATGCGAAGAAGTGAAGCTGCCGCGGCTCTCTCGCACCTGGGCGGCGAGGAGTATTTTCTCAACATGCAGGATTTTGGCGCTGCCCGTGACACGGCAGTGGTCCGGTCACAATGGAGCATCGATACGCTGCGCATGCGCCTGAACAAACTCCTCACCGATCTTCGCCCGGATGTCATTCTGATTGCGCGGGATTGGGCCGTCGACGGACGGAGCCCGCAGCGCGAAGTGCTCGCCGATGTACTGCTCAATGCGCTCCGAAAGCTGGAACCGACAGAAGCAGAGAAGAGGGCAGGAGGAGCAGATGAAATGTTCCGATGGAACGTCGACAGAGTGCTTCTGGAAACCGGGTCTCGGGTTGGCGCGCGTGTACCCGTCGACCGTGTGCATCCGTTCTGGAAGAAATCGTATCTGATGATTGGCCAGGAGGCAGGAAGAGCATATGCATCGCTCGCCGTTCGGCGGACGCAGTGGTACGGATCGGGACAACCGATTGCCTATGAGGCCATCTACCCGCGCCCATCCCGGCAGATGAAATCAGTCGATGAGGGATTGCCGCGCCCTGCACCTGCGCGCATCATGGGAATCGATGCAGGAATCGCGGGCGTAGCGCGGACCATTGCAGGCGGAACCATGTCCACCGCCTCTCAAACCGACGCTCTCCGGCGTGTGGCTGCCCTGATCGATTCTGTCGATGACCGGCTGACCCGCCCCCTGGATCTTCCGTCACAGGCGCGCAAAATCTGCATGCAATGGAAGATATCGCTCGAAAGCCTCCGCCTCGCATTGCTCGGCGTGGAAGTCCGGTATTCGGTCAACCCCATGATCCTCACGGAACGTCAATTGGCGCACCTGACGATAGACTCAGTCGCCGGAATCAGGCCCGGAGACTCCACCTGGGTCTACTTCCCGTTCATAGAACAACAGTGGTATGTGGATGAGTCGCCCGGCAAGATACGGGCACTCCGGCTCCGCGATTCATACCGCCTCCTGACCCCGTCGCGGCTTGATCATGATCTTCCGGCAGCTGGAGAAGGACTTACGCAGACAAGCGTTGGGAAGAATCTGACGTTTTTCATCATGTGCAAGTCGAAGACGCGGGAGCAAAACTTCGTGTACCGGGCGACGACGCGCATGCTCTACTCCGAGAGATTCAGCGCCGAAGTTCTCACGCCTATTGTTCGCGTCTTCCCGGGTGAGCAGGTGATTGTACGCAATACCAACCATTCGCGGGATGGGGTGCGGGACTCCGTTTATGTAGATGATTCCCTGGCCACGAGCGGCAAGAAAGAGTTCCGGATCAATGTGAAGGACCAAGCTGAGGTGGACACTTTGGTTCTGGACTGGAAGCGCTCGCTTGGGGAAGGAACGTACATCGTGCCTGTCAGCATAGCCACAAAGAAAGTCGCGAAGTTCGCCGCGCGGCAGTTCGAAGCTCGGGTCGATTCAAACATCCGCGTGGCTCTGATCACCGGCTTCACGGACGGTACCACGGGAGAATCGCTGAGACGGCTGGGAGTAGGGTGGAAGGAACTCAGGAACGCCCGTGCAGTGACGGAACAGCTGGGAGGGTTCAAGGTGGCGATCGTCGATCGCAGAGCGATGACGCTGATGAGAGACCTCGTGTCGTGGGCGCAGTATCTCAAGCGCTTTGTGGAAGGCGGAGGACATTTGATTGTTCTCGCACAGGACGCGGGCATTTGGAACTCCGCTCCTCTCGTTGAGGGGCTCCATCTGACTTCATCTGATGCGTTGGAGGAAGCAGCAGAGGTGGAGAGCGATTCTCTCCATCAAGTGTTCACGCGTCCCAACCGCATCACATGGGAGGATTGGGAGTTCTGGCTCTTCAGACGTGCACACAACATCCTGAGCGGACCTGCGCTCGAAACGGCGCTCGTCCCCTTGAAGGCGAAGCTCGATCGAAGTCCGCTGATCGCGGAATGGCGCATGGGTTCGGGGACGCTTACGTACGTCGACCTTGCTCTCCAACAACAGCTTCTGAATATCCATCCCGGCGCATTTCGGCTGCTTGCAAACCTGATTTCGTATTGA